Proteins from one Nitrospinota bacterium genomic window:
- a CDS encoding tyrosine-type recombinase/integrase — MANWKSSRHSGVRYREHPNEKFRGRPKKYFVIRYKRHGRLAEEAIGWESTEVNAHKCANIRNQILSNIKTGQGYQSLKEKRGQEEKRRTAEKSKAVTLEQAFKDFLETRDLKPQTSREYHRSMRVAFFDWADRRLVDITRDMVAQKHSSLKKDAEVNYIRKYKEKGNTPTDDEIKKRGGSQANLHMRFLRSLLNFSAGYYEDAEGGPLIKYNPVQRLSQTKAWYRVPRRQTIIKPHELPDWFKALTTVENETIKDYILFLLLTGSRREEGMTLEVEQVDLKQRSYTLLDPKNRQPLTLPLPDYLFCIIKERVKNSNGDKYIFSGTGKDGHLVEPKQQIKNIIKKSGVTFTLHDLRRHFITVADSLDLSVFAIKRLVNHSIGGDVTSGYVVTDVERLRGPMQKIEDKILAIAGVKEKGKVIPLKRQG; from the coding sequence ATGGCAAACTGGAAGAGTAGTCGGCATAGCGGTGTACGATACAGGGAGCATCCTAATGAGAAGTTTCGGGGTCGCCCAAAAAAATATTTCGTTATCCGTTACAAAAGACATGGACGGTTGGCCGAAGAAGCCATCGGTTGGGAATCAACAGAAGTCAACGCCCATAAGTGTGCAAATATTCGCAATCAAATTCTGTCTAACATCAAGACAGGTCAGGGCTATCAATCGTTAAAGGAAAAACGGGGACAAGAGGAAAAAAGAAGAACAGCTGAAAAGTCTAAAGCGGTGACATTAGAGCAAGCCTTTAAAGATTTTCTGGAAACACGGGATTTAAAACCTCAGACTTCTCGTGAGTACCACCGATCTATGAGGGTTGCCTTTTTTGATTGGGCTGACCGACGTTTGGTAGATATTACCCGTGATATGGTTGCCCAAAAACACTCTAGCCTAAAGAAGGATGCCGAGGTTAACTATATCCGCAAATACAAAGAAAAAGGAAACACTCCCACTGATGATGAGATAAAAAAACGGGGGGGATCGCAAGCCAACTTACATATGCGGTTTCTACGTTCGCTTCTTAATTTCTCTGCAGGTTATTATGAAGATGCTGAAGGAGGCCCTCTCATTAAGTACAACCCTGTTCAACGGTTATCCCAAACAAAAGCATGGTACAGGGTTCCAAGAAGACAAACCATTATCAAACCTCATGAGCTTCCAGATTGGTTTAAGGCACTGACAACGGTAGAAAATGAAACGATAAAGGACTACATTCTGTTTTTATTGTTAACAGGTTCACGTCGTGAAGAAGGTATGACTTTAGAGGTGGAACAAGTTGACCTAAAGCAACGATCCTATACCTTGCTTGATCCTAAAAACAGGCAACCCCTCACCCTGCCATTGCCTGATTATTTATTCTGCATTATCAAAGAACGAGTAAAAAATTCCAATGGAGACAAGTATATATTCTCAGGCACGGGTAAGGATGGTCATTTGGTAGAACCAAAACAACAGATTAAGAATATAATTAAAAAATCTGGAGTGACCTTTACCCTTCATGATCTAAGAAGACATTTCATAACCGTAGCGGACAGTTTGGATTTATCCGTATTCGCTATTAAACGATTGGTCAATCATTCCATTGGAGGAGATGTTACCTCAGGCTATGTGGTGACCGACGTAGAACGGTTGCGTGGGCCAATGCAAAAGATTGAAGACAAGATTCTTGCAATAGCTGGTGTAAAAGAAAAAGGCAAAGTTATTCCTCTCAAACGTCAAGGCTAG